CAGATCCACAGCAATTTAGTTAAACAGCTTGCTGATGAGGgtgaaaaattgaagaagaaaacgaggaaaccaaaaccaaaggtacaaagagaaaacaaaacaGCACATCAGAAGCTAATCTCTAGTGATCCTGATGAAACGAGGGGGCGTGCTGCTACAGGATGGCCTGTTCAGCCTCCTTTGTTGATCCCAGTCCCTCCACCACCTCATCCTGCAATTGCAGAATTAGATGCTATTCGATCTGTGCTTAAAGAGAGCGAAGAGGCTGTGGAGAAGTTGCAGAAACATGAGGAAAAAATGTTGCAAGAAGTGACAAAGAAGGCAAAGGATCTACACGACAAGGAATTCAAACTTCCAAATCAAAAGCCTATCCCATGCTTGGATGAGAGAGATGCTTGTTTTAAATGCTACAAGGAACATGAAAAGGATCCCCTAAGTTGTGCTAATGTGGTTCAAAATTTTGCAGAATGTGCTCGGAGAGTTAAGCAACAAGTCAACCTGGCCGGTAAGTAGATTTAGCTTGTGGAGAAAAGATGTTTACAAAGTGGTTGCCATTTCACTTGGTGGAAATAAAAAACTGTATTGTTTTAACCATGTAGACTTGAAGAAGCTTATGGTGGTTGTATCTTTTGTCCTTTAAGTTGTGGATGCAAATGATTTTGTGGCATTTGCCTAATTGAAAATTTCCTAACAGGAGTTATATTGCTTCTACACAGGCCCAAGAGTTCTGCaaataaaatgtttgttttCTTTCATTGCTTGGTAAGCAAATAAGTGATCTTTGGTTATATAAAGGGCGTTTGATTGGAGAACTTTTTGGAGTTGAATTCCGAATTTTcagaaatttgaaaaagataatatCAAAAAGTTGTTTTCActctaaaatatttacaaaaattccaaaaacaatTCCAATTTGCATTTCATGATCGAACACACTCCACATGTCaaatgtcattttcattttaaaataaaattactgtTTTCAAATACTCGCAATGTTATAGGGTACAAATAGATGTGAGATGTGAACAAGATAGCAGACGCGTGAAAGACAATGACTTTACATAAAAGGGAAACTGAACATGTATCTTGAAGAAGAGAAAGCGAACTAAAGTTTAGAGTTTGAGTAAAGTTTAGAAACAGACCAAGGTTTTGATAATTGGGGGACGGATtatgtaacactccaaaagttTCTAAGCCTAGATCAAACCTTGAGAATCAGAAAGTATTGAAATGTTGTAGAAATACGTTTGTACGGACCCTTCCACAGACCGTGAAAGACACCAAAGGGCCTTGAATGAGATCGGTAAGCTAGAACTCAGAAAGTTGGAAATTTGGAAGAGTGTTCACGTAAGCTTTTACTGGAACGTGAAATGTGAAATTGTAGAAGTGTCCGTAAATCTAAGGATCCCAGAACTCAGAATCTGTCTTTCACGGGTTGTATGACTCATAAATTGATCAACAAATTATAGAAGTTTCTGTGGGAGATGACCTTCGGGAACTAGACCTCGATCCTTTCAGGCCTTCTAGGGACACCTTCACGGACCGTGAAGTGGTATACAGTCCATGAAGGCATTCGAGACTGCTCCACCAATTTATTAGTCAGGAGTATTTGGTCTTATCTAACTCTCTTAATTCCTACACTGCGTGGTTTTGTCCCATTCTAAGTAGGTTAAGTGTTACCTAAGGACCCTAACCTCTCATTCTCTTCTATTTTACCCCAAATCGATTCTTGTCTTCAAAGTTTTCTCGAAGGCAAGAATAAAAGATTTAAGCTTCAAACCTTCCACCCAAGATAGGGTTCCATTCAAGGTATGTGGGAACTTCATCAATGAGTTTCTCTTCATCAATGGATAAGTCACTAGATTAACAAGCGCATTAAGGAGTGTACCCGAGATAGTATGTAATAAGACAAGGttctaattaaatttatgatCTTTTTCATGTGTGCCTAGATAGTATAGTGAAGTTATTAATCTGAGTATGCTAATGTAAGCATTAGACAGAAGAGATATAAAGCTCTGTGAACGATGAAGCTTTTAACGATAGTTCAAGTTCCCTCAATTAGGTAGATATGAACTTAAAAAGGTTGTATTAGTAGATTGAGAAGGAGAAGTCCGACTTTTAGAAGTAGACTAAGCAGCTTTATAAACCAATGAGAAGAGGCTAAGAGAaacattttagaaaaatgtctTGGAAGGAATCTTAGTACCTATATATTGAGAGTTCAATAGTCATAAGATTAGTCTTTCCTGAGTATTAGAGTAAATCGAACATAAACTTGTTTAGAAAAGACAGAATAGATTCATAGTTTTAAAGTAACAATTTTAGACTTGAAGGCCTAAGGGGaagatgataaaataagaaACCAAGTCAAGTGTTGAGAATCAAACAGTGATGTATTAAAAAAGAGTTAAAGTGATATATCGATATATTCATACTCTAGCATATTCCTCAAAGTTCAGTCGTTACAACATCATCTTGGTGTTTCTAATATCATTATTGTGTTCATGACCAATGCTCATACACTTCATACAGATCATATCTATGCTCAGTTCCAAGAATGagggaaataaattttaacccATTGATCTTAATCTTACTCCATAAGTTATGGATATCAGTATCATGATATGCACCTATTCATATAAGAAATCGTGTCTCATCGATCTTGTGAATTCACGACTTATTCTCAATAGCTAGAAACATATGCTATGGCATGCATATTCTTATATCATAATTCTCAAATGAATCTTGCTTATGATCTTTCGCCCTAAACTCTTTCAATAATCCTTTTTAGTTTTGATAATGTTGTTGATAATAGTAGTTGAGTGATGATAGAAGAAGAATGTTGATGTTTCTTATTGTCATACGGGTTGTGTGTTTATTCTATCTAAGGTTATAAATGTGGAGGAAAAATGAGATGAAGTTTTACTATGAGTAATAGTTAGATGAGACTAGTTAGATTTCCTGATAGTAATGCGTGATATTTCTACCGATAGAAATGATGAGAGAATGAGAATTTTTTGGAAGAATTGCTGAGTTAAAGTTCATGGAGAGGTTATATTTCTAGGCATGAATATGGTGTTGTTACATGGGGATGAATACATGATGTATTAAATGCATAGAGGTTATGATGTTTTGTTGAACACAATGATAAAGAGTAGTATTCTTGGGATGAGATTTCCTGTAGAGGCATATATCCTAAATGTTgtgatttatataaatataatcatcTTATGCATAGTACCTTGTGATTTAGAGTCAGGCTTGAACTCAGTAAGAACATGCAATTAGACTTGTAACTTCGAAAAGTAGTCCTATACCTTTGTGAAAGCTATGGGTTGTAGCTAATGAAGTGTGGGTGTTTGCCAAGTTTGGTATCTACCAAATCGTATTTCTTAAGGAATAATATTCTCATTCTTACTTCATGCCCACATATCCTTGTTTCATgtcaaataatttcaaatagaGAGCGAGTATGTTCAAACTCATATCTTTGTTCAATTTCAAAACTCTCTAGTATGAATCCGTCCGCCTATATTAGTAGAAAAGTTCATACGTCAAAAAGATGGTAAGAGTAACTCCTTTCTCATCCATGCTCAACTTAACCatcattcgaggaagaatgaTCTCAAGGGAGTAATGTTATAACAccccaaaaaatttaaaattgagacTCAAATCATTCTTCATTTATAAAAAAGCAGTGTCATGTGCTTCTTGAATTATTCTTAGATGTTAAGGTTAATTATTTAGTACGAGAATGAATTTGGAGATAAATTAAAGTCGCTAGAATTCCCCAGCACAATGTTGAGTTGGAAGATTCCTTACCGATTAAGTTTTCATATACGATTCTACTTAGGTCAACTTCATATGATCACATCTCTCAGCACATAATGAATTAGTGGCTCATAAACtgtgaaattaaatatttatgagtCCTCTTTCCAAATTCACAAAATTTGTCTCATTTCAAGTTTAGATGAAAATGTTTAGAGACTACTGAAGTAGAGTTTTCTGAGTTAATGAACTACAGTTTCTTTCTATAGGTTGTAGATTAACCTATAACTCGTTCTGTCAACTCATGAAAAAAGTACCGAGGATCAAATTTGGGCCTGAGTTCAATTTCTACGAACTCATCTATGGCTCATGGAAACCTCCACGGGTCATAATTTGGACCCATAGGAAACTTTTCAgcattaaaatttcaatataagtTCCACAATGGAATATACAGTTCGTAGATCAAACCACAAATCGTAGATGGCCCCGTGAAAGgtttttgactactttttaGTTGggtttctcttctctttttccaCTTTTCCTAAGCCCAAATCATGACGAGGGAATATATTCCACCAAGtactcaattttcttttatattatgcTCTCAATTCCCCCAACTCAAAGAAAACCGCAAAGAAGACAAAGGTTTCAAGGCTTCCAATCAAGCTCTTTGTTCTTCTAGGTATGTAAGACTATTCACAATGTTGAACTAGTTCGTCCTCACGTCCTATATAGAAACGAAAAACACgttgatgatcctgaataccTATATTTGCATCACAATAAGATGCATGTCGAACGACATGAGTACATTTTGTTATACCGTGATTTTACTATCTttagaaaaatcactttttgaaatgttttaataataaaacaatttgagaaaaaatacttagaaaagagTCACCATTTCTGTTAtgctaaaattttaatatctttagaaaaaatactttttgaaatattccaagtataaaacaatttaagaaaaatacttGAGAAGAGTCGTCGTTTTCGTTATATcgtaattttactattttagaaaaattactttttaaaatgttctaagtataaaacaatttaagaaaaatacttaGAGAAGAGACAacacttaatttttgaaagaaatgaataaaacttgaTTTAAAAAAGACTCTAACAAATTAAGTTTTTATAAATTTAGAGGAAATGAATAAGAAGTTTTTATTTACACTTCAAGAAAGTTTTTAAAGCATTTATAGTGCCCGACTGCCTGCTAACACGCAGTAATTCTAttacttgatgaaaatattatttgctattttttggaaaaatgatTATAAAGATATCTTACCATATTAACTTGAAACAAAAGTTAAACAAacaactattttaattttttaagaaagccccttgattaaaatatttgaatttgtttaCAAGTGATTGAAATTTAACAaaacaactaaattaattaaaatatatttgaactttttaaaaataatgatttaaactAATTTGATCACTTAAAACATGAAATCTGTCTTAAATTAAttcaagaataaatatttttttaattaaaatacaagaattgataaaaataaaattttattaaaataaactaacataAAGAATATGGTTCATCTATGCGAAATTCAATTAAGTTAGACTTAATGATTAGAATAACAAACAATAAATAAagacaattaaataataataaagagaggAGAGAAGAATTTGGGCCTTCAGAAACATTGGGCCAAAGATGTTGATTTTTGGACTTTAAACCGATTCTCGTTTTTGTATACACAAGTTAGGGGTGTACAAAATCAAATCGAGAAAAAAATCCGACTAGTGGTTGGTTTAACTTGGTTtggtgttaaaaaaaaaatcccgactatatttggattgatttgattttaactaaaaaaaccAATCCGAGACCAAACCAACCGatattatacataattttaaaattttactttatatataaaagtatttactttgataaattttaaatatttcttatagtttttcatagtttttaatctttttaatatttatttcaaatttgaaacttagaattttgaatggTTCCATAAAGCTTATAGTCCACAAATATTGGTAatcataacaaaatataaatcaaaattaaattatactaatacaaaagaaaaacaatttaatcctaaaatgataataatattgaatatttgttctttgatTTTACATTagtttagacaattaaaatacataatctaattttatttcttttaatgtttagtcatgtaactaatacttattaaacttatgTTAGCATGATATAGTActtttatattatgataatttaCAATATGACTTGTTAATTTGCAATTTCTTTTTAAGTGATTTCATTGTTgtgatattttagtgtcattaatcatatcattattgTGTTATATTTATCATTAAGAAACATGATAGTTGTATCTTGGTTGAACTGAAGAAATATTTGAtatacaagtaaattatatgtttgaaCTAATACTTTAGCAGAAACACccgaaaaaattcaaaaaacccTGAGGTCGAAAAACATGAGTTttattggtttgatttggttCATAGATTTAAAAATCCGACACAAAtaatttggtttgatattttaaaaaatccgAACCAACCCGACCGTGTACGTTCCTAACACAAGTTGTATATCGGTGTATACAGATCGTATATCAGCCCCTCTTGTGTTGTATAGGGACTTTATCCAGCCCACTTCAAGTTACAGCACCTGTATTTCGAATTTATGCCTAGTATTTCCGCATTTGACctgtatatattttgtatattccTCTGTATAAAACGTGTATACAACCTGCTTTTTGGACTTCCGATCAGCTATACATCAGTCTCCAGCCCCACACTTCAGCTTTCATAGCGAGGCAGACTCAAGAGGATATTGGGCTTGGCCCAACTTAGGAGAAATGCAATAAGAGATGGAGTCCCAATGAACTCATGAGATAAGATGGagcaaatagacataataatttttattagtactctttttaataatattgtaGGCAACATCAAGCTCTTATGGAAGGTAAATGTATTATAAGAGGAACACGTATACAAAAGGATAGCTACATAATCTATCTTAAGTTCGAAGTAGTAGCAATATAAGGACTTAACTAGTGTACAATAAAGAGAAAAGATAACAAACTATGAACAACATATACATATAGTCATAAGCTCACTGGAAATCATATGCAGAAATAACAGCAATAATGATGGGAAAATTACGcaataaagaaaatttatactatttaattattcaccacagctatagtttgctataattatcactcgTAGCtgacattatacattaattacgcgGGCTGACTTCGGAtctgtataattagtcatgtttgtatatgtataattcgccagaatatacaaatacatatatataatatacaattattttgacctatatgcatatacaattcacctctctcccactatctgccctctctcgctcacctctctcctccctctcccaatcttgcATGCActatatacaaatgtatatgtataatatacaattatatacatatacaattccctctctcccactctctgccctctctcactcgcctctctcctccatctTTCAATTCACTCGTCTCTCTCTTCCCTCTTCCGATCTCTctttccatatatacaaatacatatatataatatacaattatctaaccaatatacatatacaaatcaCCTTTTCCCACTCTTTccccctctctctcgcctctctcctctcacaatctcgctcgcctctctcctctatATAACATGTAGttatgaattgtaattatcaaactatagctatgagattaattaattacttttaagtggctatatgtgaaagttttccCAATAATGATACGTATATGGGTATCTGGTTGGGCTTATTAGAAAGCTAAAAAGGGAGTTGGGCTGGGTATTTATTTGTTGGATGGGCTGGAGCTTTGACTTAAAAGTGGGCTGAAAGAATTGTGAATTGGAAGCAAAGGGAATGGGCTGAATGAATAGAGTCCAAGATTGAAGGCAACAAAATGGTCTAGGATTGCAATAAGAGGGATGACCTGATTATTTAAGCATTTAgtcaaattgaatttaatttaaatgaattgatattaattaattaaaaagctttttaattttaaataaataaaataattaacttaattatgaaCTAATTACTCAAAATGTAAACTATAAAATtagcaaaaatatttaagaaaaactaaaatctttttgagacgattttcaaatattaatataatagatatatacaaaattatatagaatataaattagttttaaaattataaaaaataaaaattataaaaatgacaaaataacttgaaaaatatttaaatttttataaagtcaattatttcaaatcttttgaaatttaagaagctcAATGATTAATTTACATTGTCGAGGGCCAAAATTGGGTAATAACACATTCAGTGTACGAGTATGTAATATGTTTGAATGAACAAATAACTGAACTAAATGGCCGAAAGCAATTCAATTGAATCAATACATGAACATGAAATGAAAGCCATTTAAGCTTTATCATGATATATGCGATAAAagtaatatgaaaataatatactttACTTTGTGAGGAGttttctaaccgacaaccattgTTGTGAGCTTAACAATGATACAACATTTCGTCCACATTGCAAGAGTCATCCTATACTTTGCCAGGGTATAAGATGATATTATAACTATAAATCAATCTAATAGGCTTCTTAAAGGGTGATGAGACACAAGAAGAACCCGTGCAATCCTATCTTACGCTGGCTACATAGTTTGTTGAGACTTTTGAGTTAGAATAGACTCTTACCCGATTCAGTGTTTGGTACTactctcaaaataatcaatatcatTTATCCTCAATCATCTTTTACAAAGAAATGGACTATTACTTTACTTTTCACTTTTCTTAATTACCCTTTACAAAGAAAGGAACTATTATTTTCAGAAAGATCAGTCATACTCCTTCAACTGTCAAATAATACATATGAAACCACTTGATTCTTTCTTTAAGAAAACTCTTcacaaaacatgcatttaaagcgTATATGACACATTTAGGACCGTTAAAGTTTTTTTGAACTCTTGAAATAACTCGTATTTAGGTTGTAATCATGAAAACTATATCTGAAATCATATTGTGATATGACCATTGATGATTGAGTAATTATACTGCATAAATATTGATGACATATTTAGATTTCATACTACTTAAACGTTGATGACTAGCTCGACTGTCATACTAATCATGAATCTTAGTTCTTTTCTCAATGTGAAAATAGTGCTTTTGGAACCATTTGTGTTCCTtttcaaaataacttttttcaaactttttttgtaAAATCACTTTAGTTTTGAATGTACACTAAGATACGTGATtagaatatgtaattttttcatagGTAATGGAGCCTATATGATCTAATAAAAGGAAAGGGAAGCGTAGACACAACTTAAAGGAACACGTTTAGATGAAACAAATAAGAAATTGACTCAGGCGACCCCTGTCTCACTATTGACGCGTGGCGCCAGGCCCCAAACATCAAAAGCAGACTTTGGAGCACTGCTGGTGTGCTGCCTCATGGACTTAACTACTAGGCCAGGTTTGGCCGCACTGCTAGCGCACCTCCCCAAGCCCCTCCTCAATACCCTTGAtgaattttcaagtttaaattagGACCTCAAATTAGTTTAGGATTGGAAAATTGTTCCTAAACTCTTCCTGTTTCTCAACCCAAAACCAATACATGAAAACTTAATAAAATTCGTTTTAAACATAACTTTACTACATTAATAGGGTTCATGTGATACTAAACATGAATGACACTATAAGATTCACAAAAGAAGAGAATCAGATTCCCAACTATTGAAGAACTGATTTCAAGAATTACGAATGAATCCTTTAGATGTGACAATTTCTGAATGAATGAGATGTAGGGTGTGAGGATGAACTAGTCCAGTATTGTGATAACCTTACATACCTGGAAAGAACATAGGTTCTTGGCAAAATTGATGGAAACTCTTAAGTGTTAAAGAAAAAAGTTTCACGTCCTATAGACCCATAATTAAATTAGGTGGAAAAAATGTGGcttagaaaaaaaataccaaaCTACCCCTTTAAAAATGGTTGAGGTGCCTTACAAAAATAGGCTTCACTAAAACGAGCATATCTTTTCACTCCAAACTCGAAATGAAGCAAACTTGGTGGCGATGGAAAGAGAACTCAAAGACCTTTACTTTGATAGGTCATGTACCACCTAATTCTTTTATGTGCTGAgagatattattatttgaaagtCTACCTAAGTAAAATCTTAGGTCAAAACTTAATTAGTAAGGAAACTTTCAACTCAAATTTGTGCTAGGGTCAATAGGTGACCTTAATTGATATCTAGAATCATTCCACATCTAAAAATCTAAGAATAGTTAAGAATCACATGGTATGACCTTATATGCAATTCAAGAATGGTTTGGGTCTTAACTTAGAAATATTTGGGGTGTTATAATATGTGTCATAGTTAGCAGGCCAAGGGTTCACTTGGGGACCAACAATGATTCTAGAATGTTGGTCTCATTCAGGGTGTAGGCTCTAGGCGTGATAATATCTCAATTTCATGTTATTTTACTTTGTCATTGCGTCAACATATTTTACAATTTATCATGtttaaatttcatgtttatTATGCATTTCCTCATACTCGGTATTTTCCACGTAGTGGCAGCATACTTTCTGcctatattatttgattatataGGTTCTAATACTCATCATCAAACATGTGGTTAGTAATATCTCCAATTAGAAGTGCTACAGTGGTGATGGTTAGTACTATCTCCGATCAGAAGTGTTAGAGTGGCGAGTCCTCATCTCTTCGAGGACAACACTTATATTTCTTACAGTACATTACTTTCAATTTTAGACATGGACATGTTGGAGTTAACTAGGGGGTTTCCCTAGCAACTTATGTTAGTGAGACTTTCAGACAATCAATTTAGATTTCACTATGTTGCATTGTCTATATCAGTATTATAGGTTGTATCCAGATATTTCAGTTTTAGCTTCAACATTCAGTGTTCTCAATCTTGCTATGTTAATCTTAGTGTCATACCATGAGTCTAACTTGGAGTCACTTTTGGCTCTAAGTACCGTGTCGCCTATAGGGGTAGTTTCGAGGCGTGAAGTATCATCAAAGAGAATTAGTCGTTATGTAACTCCAGATGTTACTCTTTTATCATTAAACGTCAATTAAATCCTCATTTAATGAGAATTAAGAGGGAATATTATCGAATTATCTAGTCAAAAGTAAATCACCCCTATAAGAAGTGACCTCTTCTTATTTTACTATTTCAAAGAAACTCTTTTATGAAGTTCTTAGAGTGGAAGAACATGAAAAAAACCTTAGATTGAAGGATTTTCTTTGATCTTGGATTTTGACTTAAAGGTTTCAGGGTTCTTGTTGGAGAAGATGAACCCTAGGTGAGTCTTAAGAGAATTTCTAAATTCTCAAATGTTTAGATTGCTGAAAACTagttatttgaattatattcgGTTAATACACTATAAAAATGACTTAGAATTGGGTTAAGAACAACAGTTGGGAAATACCAAAACGATcctgaaggaatattgattgtattgaagtgttaacctaataagggaatacatgggagatatatataggagatataggaaggagtactaatcctaataggactaggattaaggagtactaatcctaataggacttgtattagtacacagtaaatactaatattatgtaatactatttatttaatactatctgttattagaCCAAACTTACAAACTGATGGAGTGCCTTAAAAGGGAGGTTTACGGGACGTTTTAGGCTTCAAAGATGGTGAAACATTTCAAGGGCCGTATAACTGCCCATGAAGTTTCACCTACCCGATAGGGCATCACTAAAATggacataactttttacttcaaACTCGAAATGACACGAACTTTGTGGCATTGGAAACAAAGATCTTCAATTTGATAGGTCATGAACTACCTAATTCAGTATATGCTGAGAGATATGATCGTTTTTTAAGTTGACTCAAAACTTAAAAACTGATAGGTTACTTGTACGACCCCCTATACGTACCGTAAAATCCCCCACGAGCCGTCTAGGGTCCCATCTAGGACACCCCCACCTTGGTAGCCTTAGATGGTTGGCCACCATGCCCTAAATAAACGCGTGGACCCCTAAACAGACCATTTAGGTTGCCGTGAAGGGTCCATGGTCCATTTTGGGTTCGTGGACTTGCCCATTACCCCTCTTTATCCTTTTTCAAAATTCGAGATGTTACACGAATGATTCAAATTTTAGAAGTAGAGTTGGATGTGTTATAGAATTATTCAGGTCTTAGCTTAGAAATTTTTGAGGCGTTACATGTGAATCTTAGTGTCATGCCATGAGGTTGACTTGAAGTCAATTTTGGCTCTAAGTACCGTGTCGCCTATAGGGGTAGTCTCGGGGCGTGAAATATCATCAAAGAGAGTTGGTCGTAATGTAACGgcaaatgtttttcttttatcattaaACGCCAATTAAATCCTCATTCAATGAGAGTTAAGAGGAAATATTC
The DNA window shown above is from Solanum lycopersicum chromosome 11, SLM_r2.1 and carries:
- the LOC101267377 gene encoding uncharacterized protein, producing MGESFTIQIHSNLVKQLADEGEKLKKKTRKPKPKVQRENKTAHQKLISSDPDETRGRAATGWPVQPPLLIPVPPPPHPAIAELDAIRSVLKESEEAVEKLQKHEEKMLQEVTKKAKDLHDKEFKLPNQKPIPCLDERDACFKCYKEHEKDPLSCANVVQNFAECARRVKQQVNLAGK